In the genome of Candida albicans SC5314 chromosome 6, complete sequence, the window tgaatgaCAAAGTACATTTATTCCAGTGTTTGATTCTAATGTTTTTGCTTGGGCATGATTTATATCATCATCGGTTCCTGCAGAATTACtaacaattaataaatgatCTTTTGGATATATTtcctttaattttttccatGTTTGCTATGTGTGGGGGAAAGAGTTAGTAATTGAAGATAATGGttttaaaacaacaataatataatCAGTTGGTCGGGACTATAGCAAACATACTTCATATTCGGGCCAGACTTTGTCGTCATGATCCTTTGCAAAACAATTGTCTTTGTCTAACACTACGCCTTTAATGGTTACATTTGGTGCTGTTGGTATTGTGAATGGTAACACAAGTTGATCAAATGATTTCACAGTGATATGAGGAAGACATAAACTTGGATTATAAAGCAATCTTGAAACATTTAACGTTGCACTAAGATTTAGGTTAAacattgttgaaaataCCAATTTCCACTCTTTAGAaggctttttttttttcagttttatggtggtgatattgattgaatatACAAAAGGTAAAACGGAATTGACTcgagaaaaaaattttttttttcttcttcaaagATTCGattgtctttttttcactCAATTACAAacttgaattgaaatcaaattaaaccTCATAGACGATGTCAACTACTCAAGATTCGAAAAAAACAACCGGCACTTACAAACGTTCAAGAGTCAGTAGAGGAGgtaaacaacaaaacacTGCATTTCGTGGCAGTGGAGGAGCAGAACCAAGGAAAGGATATAAGAAAAATTCCAACTTTGATGAAAATTCACCAtccatcaccaccaccaccaccatcaaacaacaaattgaagaaattccTGAAGATGAACAATGTATAATATGTGCCGAACGGATCAAATATGCTGCATTAACACCATGTAATCATACAACGTGTCATAAATGTACATTCAGACAACGTAGTTTATATGAAAGAAACACATGTCTAATATGTCGAAgtgaaaatgataaaattatcatcactGAATTGATCGATAAAGattatgatgaaattaGTGCCGACCAAATCACTggatttgatgaaaaatatagAATTGAATTCACTCAAGATTATGTTCAAAAAGATACATTAGCATTATTAGAGAATACTTGTTCTATATGtcgtcaacaacaaactttCCCAgaatttaaacaattaataGATCATGCTAAAGAAATTCATGGcaaatattattgtttaatttgttctaaattcaaaaaagcTTTCATACCAGAATTACCATTATACAGTtataaacaattacaaaGACATCAAAGTGAAGGTGATGGAAATGGAAATGGAACTGGAACTGGAAATGACACAGAAACAGGGTTCAAAGGTCATCCAGAATGTAAACATTGTCATGGTAAAAGGTTTTATTCAGAAGATGAATTAAATGTTCATATTAGAGATCGTCATGAACGTTGTCATATATGTGATCAATCTAATCCTAAGACCGCCgattattataaaaattatgataatttatatattcatTTCACAAAAGCTCATTATGTTTGTAGTGTTGCCAGttgtattgaaaaaagatttgTGGTATTTAGAGATGATTTAGATTTAACGGCTCATATGTTGAAAGAACATGGTGGTATTACAGGAAGTAATAATCGAGTGATTATTGGTTCAAATTcccatcatcatttttcaCAATTATCAACTTTTAATGAAGGGAATTCACGTCGTTCTAATAATGATAGATGGATGggtgaagatgatgatatatTACAACAATCACCAGAAATTAAACGGAAAAGATTTGAAGAAAGAGCTAaacattatttaaattataatcaaaccaaagttgaagaatttcaatctttaaataataattttaaaaataaaaatatcaatgCTAAggaattattatcaatttatcaacgggatttatttattcatcaaactcaagaagaattgaatattttgattaaagAATTTCTGGAATTTTTCCCCCCAAATTCAGATTTACATAAAGATTTAATTTCTGTAATCAAAGATAATGTTCTTGAGGTTGATAATACTTCTCTTCCACGTGAACTGTTCCCAGTATTAGGAGGTTTGAAAAGTAATGGTAATATTAATatgaattcaaattgggttaataataataataataataataataataatacaactCGTCGTACCAATTCACCATCAActattaatgaaaaattccCGGCTTTAGCTAAACCaacgaaaaagaattttgtGAATCCTAATAGTCAACCCATTAGATATACCACTATTTTAAAACCACAAccgaaaaagaaagcaattttgatgaatatATCTCAAACATCAAATAGTGATTATACCCCAAATTATCtaaacaatatcaataatagaacctcgtcatcatcatcatcatcaccatcaatGCC includes:
- a CDS encoding E3 ubiquitin-protein ligase (Ortholog(s) have ubiquitin-protein transferase activity, role in histone catabolic process, histone ubiquitination and cytoplasm, ribosome localization), translated to MSTTQDSKKTTGTYKRSRVSRGGKQQNTAFRGSGGAEPRKGYKKNSNFDENSPSITTTTTIKQQIEEIPEDEQCIICAERIKYAALTPCNHTTCHKCTFRQRSLYERNTCLICRSENDKIIITELIDKDYDEISADQITGFDEKYRIEFTQDYVQKDTLALLENTCSICRQQQTFPEFKQLIDHAKEIHGKYYCLICSKFKKAFIPELPLYSYKQLQRHQSEGDGNGNGTGTGNDTETGFKGHPECKHCHGKRFYSEDELNVHIRDRHERCHICDQSNPKTADYYKNYDNLYIHFTKAHYVCSVASCIEKRFVVFRDDLDLTAHMLKEHGGITGSNNRVIIGSNSHHHFSQLSTFNEGNSRRSNNDRWMGEDDDILQQSPEIKRKRFEERAKHYLNYNQTKVEEFQSLNNNFKNKNINAKELLSIYQRDLFIHQTQEELNILIKEFSEFFPPNSDLHKDLISVIKDNVLEVDNTSLPRESFPVLGGLKSNGNINMNSNWVNNNNNNNNNNTTRRTNSPSTINEKFPALAKPTKKNFVNPNSQPIRYTTILKPQPKKKAILMNISQTSNSDYTPNYLNNINNRTSSSSSSSPSMPILGNGSSSGAGGGGGGGFTSSGSSSFASSRNSSSTALDDKKFPTLQKKKQIKKVIIPRVNEVKVADPNSWGKKQSQPSITPNINNDLDGIEIIDKRKQKMKRKQEKLLFSNAI
- a CDS encoding phosphatidylglycerophosphatase (Putative mitochondrial phosphatidylglycerophosphatase (PGP phosphatase); essential for cardiolipin biosynthesis; rat catheter biofilm induced), which gives rise to MFNLNLSATLNVSRLLYNPSLCLPHITVKSFDQLVLPFTIPTAPNVTIKGVVLDKDNCFAKDHDDKVWPEYEQTWKKLKEIYPKDHLLIVSNSAGTDDDINHAQAKTLESNTGINVLCHSIKKPGCLNEITQYFAKLNVKPNEIIVIGDRLFTDMLMANMMGSWGCWINQGVELSDKILPKLERDLYNRLVVNRPENPYFPPTPN